The following are encoded in a window of Psychrobacter sp. P11F6 genomic DNA:
- the mnmC gene encoding FAD-dependent 5-carboxymethylaminomethyl-2-thiouridine(34) oxidoreductase MnmC, whose product MSKSMFESKDTDTSSTPSKNTQSLSIHSSNITPAKIDWQMDDTGNKVPVSGEFGDVYFSNADGLAESRHVFLAHNQLPERLTNLAPKQCFTVAELGFGTGLNFLATWQLWRQLRDIHPQLATAKLHFITTEKFPIPLTDLTQILALWGQRAPELTTLIELLLAAYPPLIAGCHRLSFFDDNLTFDIWLGDAAESLAKLANNSSSLHAPYVDAWFLDGFAPSCNSTLWADSIFAQIQRLSRPNTTAATYSCAGIVKRALQDCGFQIKKVKGFGRKNEMLTAVMLDTINLTDNSKDTNSKDITSYNKDITFYNNASTAAPDNDSQSAKPTDNLPAHSIVIGAGVSGLLTAWSLANRGIQVTLLDKSAPLAGASGNPRALLAPKMTPIHHVDEHLHTIGYLYSSRLYRCLNVDAEKLEFVPILEPTGALDLLMKANIGTEQIADYPDEMATTLSHEQAQTVSGLKTQDLSENLYLPQSGLVNPQALKDTILMHPLIHFQQVEVKSISETEESVCIEGNNQDKQTISISADNVVICAAFESHQLDKRIFDCRKIRGQLSWFTPTTEQLTILPKIPLKYSGYCALFTAQTGDAQLNDVVEQHSQFLLGASFIRNDTDIDIRTEEHQISRDKLVTAIPEMDSIIPTDISLWQGRVGIRTQTPDYHPIVGALADSKRTWVMSAMGAKGYAIAPICAEALTDMMLGTFAPLSTAMLARLSPNRTRLQTPLT is encoded by the coding sequence ATGTCTAAATCCATGTTCGAATCAAAAGATACTGATACATCGTCGACACCCTCTAAAAACACTCAGTCACTAAGCATTCACTCATCAAATATCACCCCTGCCAAGATTGATTGGCAGATGGATGATACGGGTAATAAAGTGCCTGTATCGGGTGAGTTTGGTGATGTTTACTTCTCAAATGCTGATGGTTTAGCGGAATCGCGTCATGTGTTTTTGGCGCACAATCAATTGCCTGAACGACTGACCAATCTTGCACCAAAGCAATGCTTTACGGTTGCTGAATTGGGCTTTGGTACTGGACTGAATTTTCTCGCTACATGGCAGCTATGGCGACAGCTGCGAGATATACACCCTCAATTAGCAACTGCAAAACTGCATTTTATTACCACTGAAAAGTTCCCGATACCCCTTACCGACCTTACCCAAATACTTGCCTTATGGGGACAGCGCGCGCCTGAATTGACAACACTGATTGAGCTATTATTAGCGGCCTATCCGCCTCTTATCGCGGGCTGTCATCGTTTGAGTTTCTTTGATGATAATTTGACTTTTGATATATGGTTGGGTGACGCTGCTGAGAGCTTAGCCAAACTGGCAAATAACTCTTCTAGCTTGCATGCACCTTATGTTGACGCTTGGTTTTTAGATGGTTTTGCGCCCTCTTGCAATAGTACATTGTGGGCGGATAGTATTTTTGCACAAATACAGCGTTTATCACGACCCAATACAACTGCCGCCACCTATAGCTGTGCCGGCATCGTCAAACGTGCGCTGCAAGATTGTGGCTTTCAGATTAAAAAAGTGAAAGGCTTTGGTCGTAAGAACGAAATGCTAACGGCGGTCATGCTAGATACCATAAATTTAACTGACAATAGTAAAGACACCAATAGTAAAGACATCACCTCTTACAATAAAGACATCACCTTTTACAATAATGCTAGCACCGCCGCGCCCGACAACGATAGCCAATCTGCCAAACCCACTGACAACCTGCCCGCCCATAGCATTGTCATTGGCGCTGGCGTTTCGGGGCTATTAACGGCTTGGTCACTGGCCAATCGTGGTATTCAAGTGACTTTGCTAGATAAATCAGCACCTTTGGCGGGCGCATCAGGCAACCCTCGCGCCCTACTTGCCCCCAAGATGACGCCCATTCATCATGTCGACGAACATTTGCATACCATAGGCTATCTCTATAGCAGCAGGCTATATCGATGCCTAAATGTAGACGCTGAAAAATTAGAATTTGTGCCAATACTTGAACCAACGGGCGCTCTTGATCTACTTATGAAAGCCAATATTGGCACAGAGCAAATCGCTGATTATCCCGATGAGATGGCCACCACACTATCCCATGAGCAGGCGCAAACTGTCAGCGGGTTAAAAACACAAGATTTATCAGAGAACTTGTATTTACCACAGTCTGGCTTGGTCAATCCACAAGCATTAAAAGATACTATCCTAATGCATCCGCTCATCCACTTTCAGCAAGTAGAGGTAAAGAGTATTAGCGAAACAGAAGAAAGTGTTTGTATCGAGGGCAATAATCAGGATAAGCAGACGATATCCATTAGCGCTGATAATGTGGTCATTTGCGCAGCTTTTGAGAGTCATCAACTGGACAAGCGTATTTTTGATTGTCGTAAAATTCGCGGTCAGCTTTCTTGGTTTACGCCCACAACCGAGCAGCTCACCATATTGCCCAAAATACCGCTTAAATACAGCGGTTACTGTGCGTTATTTACCGCGCAAACAGGCGATGCACAATTGAACGATGTTGTAGAACAGCACTCTCAGTTTTTATTAGGCGCAAGCTTTATACGCAATGATACCGACATAGATATCCGCACAGAAGAGCATCAGATTAGCCGCGACAAACTAGTGACTGCCATTCCTGAGATGGACTCGATTATTCCAACAGATATTAGTTTGTGGCAAGGACGGGTGGGGATTCGTACGCAAACGCCTGATTACCATCCTATCGTTGGAGCGTTAGCAGACAGCAAACGAACTTGGGTGATGAGTGCCATGGGAGCTAAGGGGTATGCCATCGCACCAATATGTGCTGAAGCGCTAACAGATATGATGTTAGGAACATTTGCCCCCTTATCAACAGCGATGCTTGCGCGCCTGTCGCCAAATCGTACGCGTTTACAAACACCGCTTACTTGA
- a CDS encoding DUF4112 domain-containing protein: MDNFKKLSKSKAKKSSDANAPVIDYQAKLAEHGLTREQVIATERKLAKFANTMDSLVRVPFTKQGMGADAALSTIPLAGDLAGLALTSYAFVLGRQLGVPAHKMTPAVRLALIDMVVGIVPGIGTLLDIFIRPSRKTLGIVHEHLHDEYGITETMHMDRPFLHQSLEDKQRSRFGAFWHNPIIAWLYLHIPDLLGLIVIVVVGWGLWAVISWLVSLFGKVTGFG, encoded by the coding sequence ATGGATAATTTCAAAAAGCTCTCAAAGTCAAAAGCGAAAAAATCTTCTGATGCCAATGCACCTGTCATCGATTATCAAGCAAAGCTAGCTGAGCATGGATTAACACGCGAACAAGTGATCGCCACCGAGCGTAAATTGGCTAAGTTTGCTAATACGATGGATTCGCTGGTACGTGTGCCTTTTACCAAACAAGGCATGGGTGCAGATGCGGCGCTTTCGACGATTCCGCTGGCAGGAGATTTAGCGGGACTGGCTTTAACCAGCTATGCTTTTGTATTAGGGCGTCAGCTGGGAGTACCAGCGCATAAAATGACGCCTGCGGTCAGACTGGCACTCATTGATATGGTCGTTGGTATCGTACCGGGTATTGGCACGCTGCTCGATATTTTTATTCGCCCCAGTCGTAAGACTTTAGGCATCGTGCATGAGCATCTGCACGATGAATATGGTATTACTGAAACGATGCACATGGATCGGCCGTTTTTGCATCAATCGCTAGAAGACAAACAGCGTAGCCGTTTTGGCGCTTTTTGGCACAATCCTATCATTGCATGGCTGTATTTGCACATTCCCGATCTGTTGGGATTGATCGTTATTGTGGTGGTTGGTTGGGGACTGTGGGCAGTAATCAGTTGGCTGGTCAGTCTGTTTGGCAAAGTAACTGGATTTGGCTAG
- a CDS encoding sensor domain-containing diguanylate cyclase, with product MAVSISHLGYTKLSQAIFEWQAADKTSLLALFMVMEVSLHWLWCLFVWWRRDVYDTYVDIALLYPLWFGVTLVALFLLWMTSRFSPVKKANSNLYKWQGILITVYSAYIAMVILVLGHSSLVAGVSLVGGAILGMMLIRRRYVWRAFLGHAAVILAVTFIPYLGVTLPNLRQMTLTVIPLDTYYSYINYSEITTIENAISASIFQNGTLNWDSVDQLRRSSAFFWRSTHIYMALPKAIFIIYMFRTLLLILDDSKKEILQHANQDELTQLKSRRYGMMQMKQVLKSVEDHQDISVILLDLDWFKEVNDSYGHEIGDRVLVEVAQTLLQSLTDETIVSRYGGEEFLIVLPDTKHDTAMIIAEQLRRVIAKHVIILDDDTTFSVTASLGLYTLTHGERNCIKQACETLNKKDASQSLAKPQRIPSYSSKRVNLKIPAVQLPHDICQRLICMADKALYEAKGRGRDQVVSANEMLAAKNNNIEALYGT from the coding sequence ATGGCTGTATCGATATCTCATCTAGGCTACACCAAGCTATCTCAAGCAATTTTTGAGTGGCAAGCTGCTGATAAAACGTCATTACTGGCTTTATTTATGGTGATGGAGGTATCTTTACACTGGCTATGGTGTTTATTTGTTTGGTGGCGCCGCGATGTTTATGACACCTATGTCGATATAGCCCTGCTTTATCCACTATGGTTCGGCGTGACACTGGTAGCTTTGTTTTTATTATGGATGACCAGTCGTTTTTCACCTGTCAAAAAAGCCAATAGCAATCTGTATAAATGGCAAGGCATACTAATTACGGTTTATAGTGCCTATATTGCAATGGTTATTTTAGTTTTAGGTCATAGTAGCTTGGTCGCGGGCGTCTCTTTAGTCGGCGGTGCGATATTAGGGATGATGCTTATACGTCGGCGCTATGTATGGAGAGCGTTTTTAGGGCACGCAGCCGTCATTCTGGCAGTCACATTTATTCCTTATCTTGGCGTTACTTTACCCAATCTGCGTCAAATGACGCTCACGGTCATTCCTCTTGATACCTATTATAGTTATATCAATTATAGTGAAATTACGACAATCGAAAACGCCATCTCTGCCTCTATTTTTCAAAATGGCACGCTAAATTGGGACAGTGTTGATCAATTGCGCCGATCTTCCGCTTTTTTTTGGCGTTCTACACATATTTATATGGCGCTACCAAAAGCTATTTTTATTATCTATATGTTTCGTACTTTGTTACTAATATTAGATGATAGTAAAAAGGAAATTCTGCAGCATGCCAATCAAGATGAGCTAACCCAACTCAAAAGTCGCCGTTACGGGATGATGCAAATGAAGCAGGTGCTGAAGTCAGTAGAAGACCATCAAGATATCAGCGTTATTTTATTGGATTTGGATTGGTTTAAAGAGGTCAATGATAGTTACGGTCATGAGATCGGGGATCGAGTATTGGTAGAGGTCGCGCAGACGCTCTTGCAGTCTTTAACTGATGAAACAATCGTGAGTCGCTATGGCGGTGAGGAGTTTTTGATTGTATTGCCAGATACGAAGCACGACACAGCTATGATAATTGCTGAACAATTACGGCGTGTTATCGCCAAACACGTCATCATTCTCGATGACGATACAACCTTTAGTGTGACTGCCAGCTTGGGGCTATATACACTAACCCATGGTGAGCGTAATTGTATAAAACAAGCCTGCGAAACTCTGAATAAAAAGGATGCCTCGCAGTCGCTTGCTAAACCGCAGAGAATCCCCTCGTATAGTAGCAAACGCGTGAATCTTAAAATTCCCGCAGTGCAGCTACCTCACGATATTTGCCAGCGCTTAATTTGTATGGCAGATAAGGCTTTGTATGAAGCCAAAGGCCGTGGCCGTGATCAAGTGGTGAGTGCCAACGAGATGTTGGCCGCAAAAAATAATAATATTGAAGCGCTTTATGGCACATAG
- the ubiA gene encoding 4-hydroxybenzoate octaprenyltransferase: MTFNDKLQAYLQLTRFDKPVGIELLLWPTLWGVMLAAMGQAQQQGSSAALPSLKMLVIFALGAIFMRAAGCAINDFADRKVDGHVTRTKGRPLADGRLSAKEAVAAFLVLVLLSASLLFFLPIAVFYWSLGAALLAFIYPFMKRFTHLPQVFLAAAFGWAIPMAYVAIQGAPDIWCWLLFVAYMCWTVAYDTQYAMADREDDLKIGVKSTAILFGRYDVIIISLLQTLFLLIMGAVIWHYFAPTSLGLTPVFGLALVAMMFAKQNSACATRNARACFQAFLANIWVGRYVFALIAIACLWTTLNG, translated from the coding sequence ATGACATTTAACGACAAACTACAAGCTTACCTGCAGCTGACGCGCTTTGATAAACCAGTAGGTATTGAGCTATTATTATGGCCAACGCTATGGGGCGTAATGCTGGCGGCGATGGGTCAAGCGCAACAGCAAGGTTCAAGTGCAGCTCTACCAAGTCTTAAGATGTTGGTGATTTTTGCGCTTGGCGCAATTTTTATGCGGGCGGCAGGTTGCGCGATCAATGATTTTGCCGATCGTAAGGTCGATGGTCATGTGACCCGCACCAAAGGCCGTCCATTAGCTGATGGGCGTCTGTCTGCTAAAGAAGCAGTCGCTGCTTTTTTAGTATTGGTATTACTCAGTGCCAGTTTGCTGTTCTTTTTGCCGATAGCCGTATTTTACTGGTCGCTTGGCGCAGCGTTATTGGCATTCATTTATCCATTTATGAAGCGTTTTACCCATTTGCCGCAAGTATTTTTAGCAGCGGCGTTTGGTTGGGCGATACCGATGGCGTATGTGGCGATACAAGGCGCGCCTGATATATGGTGTTGGCTGTTATTTGTCGCTTATATGTGTTGGACCGTGGCTTATGATACCCAGTATGCTATGGCTGACCGTGAAGATGATTTAAAAATTGGGGTCAAATCAACGGCGATATTATTTGGTCGCTATGATGTGATTATTATCTCGCTGCTACAAACATTGTTTTTGCTTATTATGGGCGCGGTCATTTGGCATTACTTTGCACCGACAAGCTTAGGCCTGACGCCAGTATTTGGCTTGGCGTTAGTTGCGATGATGTTTGCTAAGCAAAATAGCGCTTGTGCTACTCGTAATGCAAGAGCCTGTTTTCAGGCGTTTTTAGCCAATATATGGGTAGGGCGTTACGTCTTTGCTCTCATTGCAATCGCTTGTCTATGGACGACTTTAAATGGATAA
- the truD gene encoding tRNA pseudouridine(13) synthase TruD, translating to MTSRDDMTDINASPQSALESTQPDNELPANGSFNNEQFDMASIDITVATDTAQLPQPLQPPVQQATYKANVTDFIVNELLPLEFTGEGEHLWLHIQKSGMNTAYLAKLLSEWAEIPLRDVGYSGLKDRHALTTQWFSLRIPKKQLPAAEFAPVDIGANESVTIIDQQWHNKKLNRGTHRANQFIITLRDIQFADFDTALPAPEQLLSAKQDVKQHLSSIAINGVPNYFGPQRFGRNGNNIREALSLFARPLQQSRAQPKKSKRKHAPREQNTMELSAARSLIFNEILAVRVRDGSWNTGLAGEVFNLEGSGSIFTSEAIDDTLRARLETGDIHPTAALWGKDNDKVSGMAANIEKNVIQQNPLLARLANGLEQRDVKAQRRALRLPIEALSWEWQDKDNEQTLVLSFTLTTGSFATSVLASLVKQLIY from the coding sequence ATGACTTCTCGTGATGACATGACCGATATTAATGCTAGCCCTCAATCCGCTCTTGAAAGCACTCAACCTGATAACGAGTTACCTGCTAATGGGTCGTTTAATAATGAGCAGTTTGATATGGCCAGTATCGATATTACCGTAGCGACGGATACTGCGCAGTTACCGCAGCCTCTTCAACCACCTGTACAGCAAGCAACCTATAAAGCCAACGTAACTGATTTCATCGTTAATGAGCTATTGCCGCTCGAATTCACCGGTGAAGGTGAGCATTTATGGCTGCATATCCAAAAATCAGGGATGAATACCGCTTATCTTGCCAAACTGCTGTCAGAGTGGGCAGAGATTCCTCTGCGCGATGTTGGTTATTCAGGTCTTAAAGATCGCCATGCATTGACAACCCAGTGGTTTAGCTTGCGAATCCCAAAAAAACAACTGCCAGCTGCTGAGTTTGCACCAGTCGATATCGGAGCCAATGAATCGGTCACGATCATCGACCAGCAATGGCACAACAAAAAGCTCAATCGCGGCACGCATCGCGCCAATCAATTCATCATTACCTTGCGTGATATCCAATTTGCTGATTTTGATACAGCATTGCCAGCACCTGAGCAATTATTGTCGGCGAAGCAAGATGTCAAACAGCATTTATCAAGCATCGCTATAAATGGCGTGCCCAATTATTTTGGCCCTCAGCGTTTTGGACGAAATGGCAATAATATTAGAGAAGCATTATCACTGTTTGCGCGTCCACTACAGCAAAGTCGAGCACAACCCAAAAAGAGCAAACGCAAGCACGCGCCACGTGAGCAGAATACAATGGAGCTGTCTGCCGCACGTAGCTTAATTTTCAATGAGATATTGGCAGTACGAGTGCGTGATGGCAGCTGGAATACTGGGCTGGCAGGCGAAGTGTTTAACTTAGAGGGTTCAGGGTCAATATTTACTAGCGAAGCCATAGATGACACGTTGCGTGCACGCCTTGAGACGGGTGATATCCATCCCACTGCTGCATTATGGGGCAAGGATAATGATAAAGTCAGTGGCATGGCAGCGAATATTGAGAAAAATGTGATTCAGCAAAATCCGCTACTGGCTCGCTTAGCCAATGGTTTAGAGCAGCGCGATGTAAAAGCACAGCGACGCGCGCTGCGCCTACCTATTGAAGCGCTGTCTTGGGAATGGCAGGATAAGGATAATGAACAGACATTGGTGCTGAGCTTTACGTTAACGACAGGTAGCTTTGCCACCAGTGTCTTGGCAAGCTTAGTAAAACAATTAATATACTAA
- a CDS encoding PHP domain-containing protein codes for MKFDLHCHSTCSDGTYAPTEVVQRAHAAGVNVLALTDHDTLAGIDEAREAAIACDMQLINGVEISCEHTLIGGYGKNKSTNKIIHVLGLDFTDREKMHATLQQLQDSRATRGQRITEKLSALLDINYDELWQAVLDKAGGNPQAVGRAHIGQVLFERGEVKTVQKAFDKYLADNKPAYVAIDALSMADGIELIHACGGKAVLAHPTRYQLSATRVRKLIEEFAGLGGDACELPSNSEPVSTRRMVDRSIAAHNLVASIGSDFHGSNMPWRRLGDVPTMNPEQQGVWQSFAMFS; via the coding sequence ATGAAATTCGATTTACATTGTCACAGCACTTGCTCTGATGGTACTTATGCACCAACGGAAGTAGTGCAGCGCGCCCATGCGGCCGGCGTCAATGTATTGGCATTGACCGATCACGATACGCTGGCAGGAATTGATGAGGCGCGTGAGGCTGCCATTGCCTGCGATATGCAGCTGATTAATGGGGTCGAGATAAGCTGTGAGCACACACTTATTGGTGGGTATGGCAAAAATAAATCAACCAATAAAATCATCCATGTGCTGGGGTTAGATTTTACCGATCGCGAAAAAATGCATGCAACGCTGCAGCAATTACAGGATAGCCGTGCCACGCGTGGTCAGCGAATCACTGAAAAACTCAGCGCGCTATTGGATATTAACTATGATGAGCTGTGGCAAGCCGTACTTGATAAAGCTGGCGGCAATCCACAAGCGGTCGGGCGCGCGCATATTGGTCAAGTATTGTTTGAGCGCGGTGAAGTCAAGACAGTACAAAAAGCCTTTGATAAGTATTTGGCAGATAATAAGCCTGCTTATGTGGCGATTGATGCACTGAGCATGGCTGATGGCATTGAGCTGATCCATGCTTGTGGTGGCAAGGCGGTGTTGGCGCATCCCACGCGCTATCAGCTTTCAGCAACACGAGTCCGTAAACTGATTGAAGAGTTTGCTGGTCTTGGTGGCGATGCTTGTGAGCTGCCGTCGAATAGCGAACCGGTTAGTACTCGCAGAATGGTCGATCGCAGTATCGCTGCCCACAATCTTGTCGCCTCGATCGGCAGTGACTTTCATGGTAGCAATATGCCGTGGCGTCGTTTGGGTGATGTACCGACAATGAACCCTGAGCAGCAGGGAGTTTGGCAGTCTTTTGCAATGTTTTCGTAG
- the yiaA gene encoding inner membrane protein YiaA produces the protein MNNDTITKSQLAAYKPTTAYVGTSWAVMLVGVLAYLLGLWNAQSMLLNEKGYYIAVLALGLYSAISLQKTLRDRSEGIPTTNMYYLISWAALGLSIALIAIGLMNAGSLSLSEKGFYMMAFTMSLFAAVTIQKNTRDEAQIRTLTAPMITTDTQSSTKIGHQESRDSDTGKSLFGAVKSRMEGSD, from the coding sequence ATGAATAATGACACGATTACGAAGAGTCAGTTAGCCGCTTATAAACCAACTACTGCTTACGTCGGGACTTCTTGGGCGGTGATGTTGGTGGGTGTCCTAGCGTATTTACTTGGCTTATGGAATGCACAGAGTATGTTATTAAATGAAAAAGGCTATTATATAGCAGTGCTGGCGCTAGGTCTTTATTCAGCAATTAGTTTGCAAAAAACCCTTCGTGATCGTAGTGAAGGTATCCCAACAACCAATATGTATTATCTAATCAGCTGGGCGGCTCTTGGATTATCCATTGCGCTAATCGCGATTGGTTTGATGAATGCGGGAAGTTTAAGCTTAAGTGAAAAAGGATTTTATATGATGGCATTTACCATGAGTTTATTTGCTGCAGTGACCATCCAAAAAAACACCCGTGACGAAGCACAGATTCGCACTTTAACTGCACCAATGATTACGACTGATACTCAAAGTAGTACTAAAATTGGTCATCAAGAGTCCCGCGACTCTGACACTGGAAAATCACTTTTTGGCGCGGTTAAATCTAGAATGGAAGGCAGTGATTAA
- the ispZ gene encoding septation protein IspZ produces the protein MKALLDFIPLIAFFIAARYSGILAGAGALLIATIIVYAIHFIRQKGTFDKQQWVVLLLTILFCGGTLLLRDDIYLRWKSPIINGIFALTLLVSAAINKPLMQLAMKDVFLLTMSGWKKLTLAWALFFAFMGILHYITAFTMSDEAWINFKTYGWIPIMLVFVIAQFAVLKKHLNPALTDKTVK, from the coding sequence ATGAAAGCTTTATTAGACTTTATTCCCTTAATTGCCTTTTTCATTGCTGCTCGCTACAGCGGTATCTTAGCGGGGGCAGGTGCGTTGCTCATCGCCACTATCATTGTTTATGCCATTCATTTTATTCGCCAAAAAGGCACTTTTGATAAACAGCAATGGGTTGTCTTACTATTAACCATTTTGTTTTGTGGTGGTACTTTATTATTGCGTGATGATATCTATCTGCGTTGGAAGTCACCCATTATCAACGGTATCTTTGCACTAACACTTTTAGTCAGTGCTGCGATTAATAAGCCACTGATGCAACTGGCGATGAAAGATGTTTTTTTGCTAACGATGAGTGGTTGGAAAAAACTCACTCTCGCTTGGGCACTATTCTTCGCCTTTATGGGCATACTGCATTATATCACAGCGTTTACGATGTCAGATGAGGCATGGATTAACTTTAAAACTTATGGCTGGATTCCGATTATGTTGGTGTTCGTCATCGCCCAGTTTGCCGTATTAAAAAAGCACCTCAACCCTGCGCTCACGGATAAAACCGTCAAATAA
- a CDS encoding YciI family protein yields MSLFAIIGHDVANSSAQRQITRAEHVERLQALDHDNRLIIAGPTPIEHGKDEMSGSLIIADFDSAEAAQSWANDEPYLRDGVYSHVDIKPFIHTLPKADDSASAKVAKS; encoded by the coding sequence ATGTCCTTATTTGCCATTATTGGTCATGACGTGGCCAATAGCAGCGCACAACGTCAGATTACCCGCGCTGAACATGTCGAACGCTTGCAAGCTTTAGATCATGACAATCGACTGATTATCGCTGGTCCAACACCTATCGAGCATGGCAAAGATGAGATGTCAGGCAGCTTAATTATTGCTGACTTTGACTCTGCAGAAGCAGCGCAATCATGGGCGAATGATGAGCCTTACTTACGTGATGGCGTGTACAGTCACGTAGATATCAAACCCTTTATCCATACATTGCCAAAAGCGGATGACAGCGCATCAGCTAAAGTAGCAAAATCGTGA
- a CDS encoding FAD-dependent oxidoreductase, with protein MTNATIDTVTINKADIANGGMKSYKQDDDSIILITRDDDEFQAFDGKCPHAGADLGTGLRCGNRVVCPWHHATFDSRDGTLLEPVATEGLTQYEVTDNGDSLTVNTSAKIDKKIANDKLIDTHTLIVGGGAAGFMTAHQLRNTGYGGKITLISADNKAPYNRPLLSKAFLAGNMPEEKLLLGGADWASKHDISLRLNQTVSEVLPNERTIIIKDKTGHSDRQTADFLVVATGAEPKVPPFKGAELDGVYTLRSMDDAKLIKAASHDQRVVIVGTGFIGMEVAYALAQAGTTASITVIGQDHRVMGNIVSETVSNALIKLHEDNGIQFVFDARVNEITEVKRVVNPSENEEENQTFSQVGGVTLANGEQVDADIVILGTGVAPRIELFEEVNAPDGVQVDEHLQLRDGVYALGDIAKASGQMGRMRIEHWRVALQHGLVTAATILNDSNVNSLAARIPFFWTMQYGKSLRYSGHATTPDNNILFGSLDTLDYIEYYFDDDGEDTRASAASTLGRDKELVAFSELLRRGHAPTRAQLKAGFNIIDQAQVLSP; from the coding sequence ATGACCAATGCAACGATTGACACAGTGACTATTAATAAGGCTGATATTGCCAATGGCGGTATGAAATCGTACAAGCAAGATGATGATAGTATCATTTTAATTACCCGTGACGACGATGAGTTTCAGGCGTTCGATGGTAAATGCCCGCACGCAGGCGCAGATTTAGGCACAGGATTACGCTGTGGCAATCGCGTGGTCTGTCCTTGGCATCATGCGACTTTTGATAGCCGCGATGGTACTCTGTTAGAGCCAGTCGCGACAGAAGGTTTGACTCAATACGAAGTGACCGATAATGGCGACAGCTTGACGGTGAATACCTCAGCGAAGATAGACAAAAAGATTGCAAATGATAAGCTTATCGATACACACACCCTTATCGTGGGCGGCGGTGCGGCTGGTTTCATGACAGCGCATCAGCTACGTAACACTGGCTATGGTGGCAAAATCACCTTGATTAGTGCTGATAACAAAGCCCCTTATAACCGTCCGTTATTGTCCAAAGCATTTTTAGCTGGCAATATGCCTGAAGAGAAGCTTCTACTAGGCGGTGCAGATTGGGCGAGCAAACACGATATTAGTTTGCGCTTGAATCAAACCGTCAGCGAAGTATTGCCTAATGAACGTACCATTATCATTAAAGATAAAACTGGTCATAGTGACAGACAAACTGCTGATTTTTTAGTGGTTGCAACAGGCGCTGAGCCAAAGGTTCCTCCTTTTAAAGGGGCAGAGCTTGATGGCGTTTATACGCTGCGTAGTATGGATGATGCCAAATTGATAAAAGCGGCCAGTCACGATCAGCGTGTGGTGATTGTCGGTACTGGCTTTATCGGTATGGAGGTCGCTTACGCATTGGCACAAGCAGGCACGACGGCTTCTATTACCGTCATCGGACAAGATCATCGGGTAATGGGAAATATCGTCTCCGAAACCGTCAGTAATGCGCTGATCAAGCTGCATGAGGATAATGGCATTCAGTTTGTTTTTGATGCCAGGGTCAATGAAATCACTGAGGTCAAAAGGGTTGTTAATCCGTCTGAGAATGAAGAAGAAAACCAAACCTTTTCACAAGTGGGCGGTGTCACGCTGGCGAATGGTGAGCAAGTTGATGCAGACATCGTGATTTTGGGGACTGGCGTAGCACCACGTATAGAACTATTTGAAGAAGTAAACGCGCCAGATGGCGTGCAAGTGGATGAGCATTTACAGCTACGCGATGGGGTTTATGCATTGGGCGATATTGCGAAAGCTTCTGGACAAATGGGACGCATGCGCATCGAACATTGGCGGGTGGCCTTGCAGCATGGTTTAGTCACTGCTGCCACTATCTTAAACGACTCCAATGTCAACTCACTAGCCGCGCGCATTCCTTTCTTTTGGACGATGCAATATGGTAAGAGCCTACGCTATAGTGGTCATGCCACGACACCTGATAATAATATCTTGTTTGGTTCACTAGATACGTTAGATTATATCGAATACTACTTTGATGATGACGGGGAAGACACACGTGCTAGTGCGGCTAGCACTTTAGGGCGTGATAAAGAATTGGTTGCCTTTTCTGAACTGCTCCGCCGTGGTCATGCGCCAACGCGTGCACAGCTTAAGGCAGGATTTAATATTATCGACCAAGCACAGGTGTTATCGCCCTAG